A genomic stretch from Lysobacter ciconiae includes:
- a CDS encoding type VI secretion system Vgr family protein: MDIQAVSRALARVSQDQRLIELSTALPDALVVERFEGREAVCDDFRFTVDCLSTDAFLDAGALLGQTMSLRLRLANGRLRHWHGHCTHVAVLGSDGGLARYRLVMEPWTAFLKLRRNALMFQDLDALGVMERVLDDYPQAALRVDVTRSLPVYPITTQYRESDHEFVFRLLADAGLAWRFEHSQNNDGGATLVVFDRDASVPEATEPTLRFHRSDATEATDAIQRFSEQRHGTASILAVASWQPEQVEAVAAIATAAPAGPNAPALESFSAPRGGRFATRSDADQHAALQLDALRLPQRLHAGAGSARSMASGFAFTLTQHPDLSGQAFLPLVIEHRAANNLDSGVVELLGHAGDIERGNYRNRFLAVTSGTPVVPVARYKPSAPGLQTAMVVGLPESAVTSTRDHQVRIQFPWQRGTAPNTGGLTDTASHANPDGHAPGDHTSGTWVRVAEWMAGPNWGSHALPRVGSEVLVEFLHSDIDQPVITGQLYNGNVAPPFALADASNHPGTLSGLHTQSLDGGGTQQWVMDDAPGQLRQRLHTSLADSRLELGYLIDHDNARRSGVRGSGFDLATLGWANVRAGQGMLLSTTARQEGASTQMDVTEAVAQLKGAQRTAQALDDAVGIAQVAPLRANERQTDLLAAVDPEQDGHYSGAVNGQAATKPAGGQRDGGDPVERLATPLLFVEGPDAIALATPKSALAYAGGNLHLTTQQDAHIAAGQTFAGVAGGQLALFAQRGPIKSIAADGPISLQANTGKLEVLADQSVTINASDERIDVLAKEKIILQAGQSRITLEGGDITFACPGEFRVKAGQVPFAGGAKAKNTIPPLPISLAQMFSEQFRVVNDDENTPLVGAHYRIAGQDGQYWEGVTDSDGLTERVYTRSVTGLTLSIIAPSKDKDITIR, encoded by the coding sequence CTTTCCACCGCGCTGCCCGACGCGCTGGTGGTCGAGCGCTTCGAAGGCCGCGAGGCGGTCTGCGACGATTTCCGTTTCACCGTGGACTGCCTGTCCACCGACGCCTTTCTGGACGCCGGAGCGCTGCTCGGCCAGACGATGTCACTGCGCCTGCGCCTGGCCAATGGCCGTCTGCGCCACTGGCACGGCCACTGCACCCACGTGGCGGTCCTGGGCAGCGACGGCGGACTGGCCCGCTACCGCCTGGTGATGGAACCGTGGACCGCGTTCTTGAAGCTGCGCCGCAATGCGCTGATGTTCCAGGATTTGGACGCGCTGGGAGTTATGGAGCGGGTGCTGGACGATTATCCGCAGGCGGCGCTGCGAGTCGATGTCACCCGGTCGCTGCCGGTCTACCCCATCACTACCCAGTACCGCGAGAGCGACCACGAATTCGTGTTCCGTCTGCTGGCCGATGCCGGGCTGGCGTGGCGCTTTGAGCACTCGCAGAACAACGATGGCGGCGCCACCCTGGTGGTCTTTGATCGCGACGCGAGCGTGCCCGAAGCCACTGAGCCGACCCTGCGCTTCCACCGCAGCGACGCGACTGAAGCGACCGATGCCATCCAGCGTTTCAGCGAGCAGCGCCATGGCACGGCGAGCATCCTGGCCGTCGCCAGCTGGCAGCCCGAGCAGGTCGAAGCGGTCGCGGCCATCGCTACGGCTGCACCGGCCGGCCCGAACGCTCCGGCACTGGAGTCGTTCTCCGCGCCACGCGGCGGACGCTTTGCCACCCGCAGCGACGCCGACCAGCACGCGGCCCTGCAACTGGACGCGCTGCGCCTGCCGCAGCGCCTGCATGCCGGCGCCGGCAGCGCCCGCAGCATGGCGTCGGGCTTCGCCTTCACCCTGACCCAGCACCCTGACCTGTCCGGGCAGGCGTTCCTGCCGCTGGTGATCGAGCACCGCGCCGCCAACAACCTGGACAGTGGCGTCGTCGAACTGCTGGGCCACGCCGGCGATATCGAGCGCGGCAACTACCGCAACCGGTTTCTCGCCGTTACCTCGGGGACCCCGGTGGTGCCGGTCGCCCGCTACAAACCGTCGGCTCCGGGGCTGCAGACCGCGATGGTGGTCGGCCTTCCCGAATCGGCCGTTACCTCCACCCGAGACCATCAGGTGCGGATCCAGTTCCCGTGGCAACGCGGCACCGCGCCCAACACCGGCGGCCTGACCGACACAGCTTCCCACGCCAATCCCGACGGTCACGCCCCCGGCGATCACACCAGCGGCACCTGGGTGCGCGTGGCCGAGTGGATGGCCGGACCCAACTGGGGCAGCCACGCCCTGCCCCGCGTCGGCAGCGAGGTTCTGGTCGAGTTCCTGCACAGCGACATCGACCAGCCCGTCATCACCGGCCAGCTCTACAACGGGAACGTCGCCCCGCCGTTCGCGCTGGCCGATGCCAGCAACCACCCCGGCACCCTCAGCGGCCTGCACACCCAGAGCCTGGACGGCGGCGGCACCCAGCAATGGGTGATGGATGACGCTCCCGGCCAGCTGCGCCAGCGCCTGCACACCAGCTTGGCCGACAGCCGACTGGAACTGGGATACCTGATCGACCACGACAACGCCCGCCGCAGCGGGGTGCGTGGATCGGGCTTCGATCTGGCGACGCTGGGCTGGGCCAACGTGCGCGCCGGCCAGGGCATGCTGCTGTCGACCACCGCGCGCCAGGAAGGCGCCTCGACCCAGATGGACGTGACCGAAGCCGTCGCCCAGCTCAAGGGTGCGCAGCGCACCGCGCAGGCGCTGGATGACGCGGTCGGCATAGCGCAGGTCGCGCCGCTGCGCGCCAACGAACGCCAGACCGACCTCCTCGCCGCGGTCGATCCCGAGCAGGACGGCCATTACAGCGGCGCCGTAAACGGCCAAGCCGCGACCAAGCCCGCAGGTGGTCAGCGTGACGGCGGCGATCCTGTCGAGCGGCTGGCCACGCCGCTGCTGTTCGTGGAAGGCCCGGATGCGATCGCCCTTGCAACACCCAAAAGTGCACTGGCGTATGCCGGCGGCAACCTGCACCTGACCACCCAGCAGGACGCCCACATCGCCGCAGGCCAGACCTTTGCGGGGGTGGCCGGCGGCCAACTGGCCCTGTTCGCCCAGCGCGGCCCGATCAAGTCGATCGCCGCTGACGGCCCGATCAGCCTGCAGGCCAACACGGGGAAACTGGAGGTACTGGCGGACCAGTCGGTCACCATCAACGCCAGTGATGAGCGCATCGACGTGCTCGCCAAGGAGAAGATTATCCTGCAGGCCGGTCAGAGCCGGATAACCCTGGAGGGTGGCGATATCACGTTCGCGTGCCCAGGGGAGTTTCGCGTTAAGGCGGGGCAGGTGCCGTTTGCCGGTGGGGCGAAGGCGAAAAACACTATTCCGCCACTCCCGATTAGCTTGGCCCAGATGTTCAGCGAGCAGTTCCGCGTCGTCAACGACGACGAAAATACCCCGCTAGTCGGAGCTCATTATCGGATCGCCGGACAGGACGGGCAATATTGGGAAGGCGTAACGGACAGCGACGGCCTTACCGAGAGAGTATACACGCGAAGCGTCACAGGATTGACGCTAAGCATTATTGCGCCATCGAAAGATAAGGACATCACCATCCGATGA